TCTGCTTGTACATGAAGGTTCCTCTTTCTCTTGCAGGTGCAGCCAGTGTGGCTCGGGCCTGGAGTGCAGCTTTTGATGGCCTCATAGGGAACCATATCTCCCAAGCCATGCAGACGACTTTCCCTATCCAAGTGCCCAGCTTTCTGGCCAAGTATCCAGACTTTTTTGCGCTTGGTCTGGTGATAGTTCTCACTGGTGAGACAGGCTGGAGAGGGGTGGTGAGTGTGTGGGAGGATTGGAACTGGTAGAAGATATAAAATCCAAGGCACTGAGGGCAGAATGTGAGAGGTTTTTTTCCCATACTGGGGGCTGTGGGTCTGTAGTAAAATACTGAGTAACAACATGCCTAGCTTTCAACCACTGGATGTTAGAGGTACCCTCTTCCCCCTGTTACAAGCCAGGTGTTTGTGGTACCCTGTCCCTCCCCACCTTTCTGCTGAGATCCACTAATGTAGAATTAGCTTCTACTTCTGcaattacattgattgattgattgtatgtGTGCGGGTTACATGCATACGGAGGTCACAGGACAAATTGTGGAAGTTGGTCCTCTCTACCATGTAAGGGCCTGGAGATAGAACTCAGATTGCCAGGCTTTTTGGTAAGCCTTTTTTACCTGATAAGACATCTTGCATGCCTTTCTTCTGTATGaagaccaaattaaaaaaaaaaaaaattaggtcttactttatgtgtatatgttttgcctgcctgcatgtatttatgtataccaAGTATCTGCCTGGTACCATGGTGCCTGCAAAGGAGGTATCAAAGCCACTGTatgtgttctgggaactgaaccctggtcctctgcaagagcagccagtgctcttaattgatgAACCATCTGTCTAGCCTGACTTTTGACATTGATTCACAGTCTCCTTTCTTGTGTATCTGGGTTGATTTAACTCTTAGTTCCACCACTTTTGTCCTGgtattgcaggtgtgtgccaccacagccatgTTAGGGTGCTTACTGCCTTCTTTCCATTCCCTTTCCCGCAGGAATCCTGGCCCTGGGAGCACGAGAGTCTGCCCTGGTCACCAGGGTTTTCACAGGAGTGAATCTTTTGGTGCTGTGTTTCGTCTCCCTCTCTGGCCTCATTAATGGCAAGCTACACAACTGGCAGCTTACAGAGGATGACTACAAACTGGCTCTGTTAGAATCCAACAGCACTGACAGGTCAGGAGTCACAAACAACACAGCTAGCTCAGGGCAGGAAGGGGTGCAGAGAGTCGGGGTCTGGCTATGGGCCCAAGTGAGGCATGTAGCATCCCCAAACTGTGCCACAACTGTGGAAGTTGTGTACAATTatgcaaaaattattttaaatttgagacttgtttctcttcttttttttccccttttctttcccttttttctttctttgtttctttctttttcttttagttttttggagacaggatttctttgtgtatgtagccttccttggctgtcctgtagactaggctgagatctgcctgcctcaaccttctttttttgtttttttttagatttatttacttacttatttatataagtacactgtagctgtcttcagacacaccagaagagggtatcagattccattacagatggttgtgaactaccatgtggttgctgggaattgaactcaggacctctggaagagcaggcagtgctcttaaccattgagccatctttccagccccctgcctcaggctcctaagtgctggcattaaaggcttgtgccctgccccacccccataagcatatttgtttctttcaagacaaggtctccaTATATAGCTTTAAAAGTcctggatcttgctgtgtagagcaggctggccttgaactcaaagatccaccagcctctgcctcccaactaccaggagtaaaggtgtgtgccactatgctaTGCCtggcaggtttgtttgttttaaagatttatttatttattttatatatgtgagtacactgtagctgtcttctgacaccagaagtgggcatcagatcttattacagatggttgtgagccaccatgtggttgttgggattgaactcaggacctctggaggagcagtcagtgctgagccatctctctagcctcatttTTGGCAGttgctaatatttatttttgtatgagtGATTTTGACtggatatatgtacatgcaccatgtgcatgcctggtgcatatggaggccagaagagggaattggattcTCTGTAATTAATGAGTTAAGCATGGTTGTGAACTTCCATCTCTAAattgaacctagatcctctggaagagcagccggtgctcttaactgctgagtcatcagTCAAGTCTCCTTTATggtggtttttgaggcagggcatCATGGATCTTAGCCTGGTATCTAACTTAGTATGTAGCGAAGGATGACCACAGTCTTCTGATtctcttgtttctatttcccaAGTGCCAGGGCATGTTGGGATCAAACCCATAATatatatgctaagcaagcactatACCAACGGAGCTATTTCCTAGCATCCCTTGTCCTGTATCTTcactatttttgtgttttgagataaggtcttactgtgtagcccaggctggttggttgtgaaccttcaaccttgagttcctgagtgctgggattataggcatacccCATCATGCCCTGTATCCCTGCAATGATTTCCTACTTTTTTCTCTTGCCACAGCTTGGGACCAATGGGCTCTGGAGGGTTCATGCCTTTTGGCTTGAAGGGGATTCTCCGTGGTACAGCAACATGTTTCTTTGCCTTCATTGGGTTCGACTGTATTGCGAGTACAGGTGAGTGAGCAGTAGTCCCTCTGTCTTATCAAAAGCATATACATGTAGGGCTGGTGGAGAGTTAGCCTGCTTTTGGGAGCATAGGAGGGGAGAGGGTGTGTGTGGTGGCCTGTGAGTGCTTCTGAATCAAGGTCTGTTCCATCCCTGCAGGGGAAGAGGCCCGCTGTCCCCAGCGTTCCATTCCATTGGGCATCGTGACCTCACTCTTCATTTGCTTTCTGATGTATTTTGGTGTTTCGGGGGCACTCACTCTCATGATGCCCTACTACCAGATTAACATCAACAGCCCCTTGCCCCAGGCATTTATCCACGTTGGATGGGGCCCTGCTCGCTATGCAGTAGCTGTGGGAACCTTATGTGCCCTTTCATCCAGGTTGGTATCAAAGGTTTTTCTCATTTGCTGCTAGATTCTCAGTTGTTCCAGCCTTTGAaatagaagagagggaggggaaatgtcTTACATGGCTAAAGGAGCAGGGCCTGCCCATTGATACTCTCTGGTCTCTTATGTCCCTATTCTCTAATAACAGCCTCATAGGTTCCATTTTCCCTGTTCCTCGGGTGGTGTATGCCATGGCAGAGGATGGGCTCCTGTTCCGGAAACTTGCCTATGTTCATCCTCGAACACACACTCCGGTCCTAGCCACTGTCCTTTGTGGAATCATCGCAGGTAAGACAGCCAGCCTTACCAATTTCATCAGCTTGGCTATGCTCACTAGCAAATGCCTCACAGGTTTTATACCCACCTTTTGTTCTTATCACTTTAGCATTTATGGCTTTCCTCGTTGAGCTCAGTGATTTGGTGGACCTCTCGTCCATAGGGACCCTGCTGGCCTACACCTTAGTGACCTTCTCTGTTCTGATCCTCAGGTGAGACTCCATCATGCCTTGGCTGAGAGTTATGGGGTCATGAAGACAACCAGTTGCTTATCCTGGCTGTCACTTGTATGCGTTGGGGGCAGCAGGTAATGTTCCCATGTTATATCATTCATTCAGGTACCAGCCGGACCAGAACTTAAGCTCTTGTAAGAGGGAGAAGTCTGAGAGTGCAGCTGTGGAGCTGGAGCCTGGACTTGAACCTTCTTCATGCATGGAGCCTATTTCTCCAGAAGGGACTCCAGGGATTGCAAGGAGACTCTGTATCCCCACGAACACCACCCCGACTCTGAGATCTGGCCGGATTGTCTATGGATGTGCT
The sequence above is a segment of the Mus caroli unplaced genomic scaffold, CAROLI_EIJ_v1.1 scaffold_14662_1, whole genome shotgun sequence genome. Coding sequences within it:
- the LOC110288008 gene encoding LOW QUALITY PROTEIN: cationic amino acid transporter 3-like (The sequence of the model RefSeq protein was modified relative to this genomic sequence to represent the inferred CDS: inserted 1 base in 1 codon); the encoded protein is MLWVLPTTLKNFQLRCSTDLELSPRNTSSTPGFYPVSAEFGSLHQAXKMLWQNLHQFGQKLVRRRPLAANEQSESSLSRCLTTLDLVSLGVGSTLGAGVYVLAGEVAREKAGPSIIICFLIAALSSVMSGLCYAEFGARVPCSGSAYLYSYVTVGQLLAFVTGWNLILNYVIGAASVARAWSAAFDGLIGNHISQAMQTTFPIQVPSFLAKYPDFFALGLVIVLTGILALGARESALVTRVFTGVNLLVLCFVSLSGLINGKLHNWQLTEDDYKLALLESNSTDSLGPMGSGGFMPFGLKGILRGTATCFFAFIGFDCIASTGEEARCPQRSIPLGIVTSLFICFLMYFGVSGALTLMMPYYQININSPLPQAFIHVGWGPARYAVAVGTLCALSSSLIGSIFPVPRVVYAMAEDGLLFRKLAYVHPRTHTPVLATVLCGIIAAFMAFLVELSDLVDLSSIGTLLAYTLVTFSVLILRYQPDQNLSSCKREKSESAAVELEPGLEPSSCMEPISPEGTPGIARRLCIPTNTTPTLRSGRIVYGCASLLVLLLMLLCLILTQWSTQLFSGDPVLIAMAALLLLLTVGVITVIWRQPQSTTPLHFKFSRWSGGAATSWSLNPLKVSGTGKHEAPAGLLSSLRVTEVIMRVKTGMEDEKTRLAIL